One part of the Arabidopsis thaliana chromosome 1 sequence genome encodes these proteins:
- the FUT9 gene encoding fucosyltransferase 9 (fucosyltransferase 9 (FUT9); FUNCTIONS IN: fucosyltransferase activity; INVOLVED IN: cell wall biogenesis; LOCATED IN: endomembrane system, membrane; EXPRESSED IN: stem, cauline leaf; CONTAINS InterPro DOMAIN/s: Xyloglucan fucosyltransferase (InterPro:IPR004938); BEST Arabidopsis thaliana protein match is: fucosyltransferase 8 (TAIR:AT1G14100.1); Has 330 Blast hits to 321 proteins in 17 species: Archae - 0; Bacteria - 0; Metazoa - 0; Fungi - 0; Plants - 328; Viruses - 0; Other Eukaryotes - 2 (source: NCBI BLink).) produces MIKLTIAIATCLVLCLVLLLPSSNISYRHKYDLPTNGLNDSEQQSEKLLGGLLATGFEEKSCLSRYDQSMSKPSPYKPSRHIVSKLRSYEMLHKRCGPGTKAYKRATKQLGHNELSSSGDECRYVVWMPMFGLGNRMLSLVSVFLYALLTDRVMLVDQRNDITDLFCEPFPETSWLLPLDFPLNDQLDSFNREHSRCYGTMLKNHGINSTSIIPSHLYLDIFHDSRDHDKKFFCEEDQAFLDKVTWLVVKSNLYFVPSLWMIPSFQTKLIKLFPQKETVFHHLARYLFHPTNQVWGMVTRSYNAYLSRADERLGIQVRVFSKPVGYFQHVMDQILYSDHLKNMFLEQASSTGETIEVYQPSGEKIQQTDKKLHDQKALAEIYLLSLTDELVTSTRSTFGYVAQGLGGLKPWILYEPRDKKTPNPPCVRAMSMEPCFLRAPLHGCQAKTIKIPPFVRICEDWKTGLKLVDVSDEL; encoded by the exons ATGATAAAGCTCACGATAGCAATCGCCACTTGCTTAGTACTTTGCTTGGTGCTACTACTACCATCCTCCAACATATCCTACCGCCACAAGTATGATCTTCCAACCAACG GTTTAAATGATTCTGAACAACAAAGTGAGAAACTGCTAGGAGGGCTTCTTGCTACAGGGTTTGAAGAGAAATCTTGCTTAAGTAGGTATGATCAGTCTATGAGCAAGCCTTCACCATACAAACCATCTAGACATATTGTTTCTAAGCTTAGAAGCTACGAGATGCTTCACAAGCGTTGCGGGCCTGGCACAAAAGCTTACAAGAGAGCTACAAAGCAGCTTGGTCACAATGAATTAAGCAGCTCTGGTGATGAATGTCGGTATGTAGTGTGGATGCCTATGTTTGGTCTAGGAAACAGAATGCTTTCTCTGGTTTCTGTCTTCCTCTATGCTCTCTTGACAGATAGAGTCATGCTTGTTGACCAACGGAACGATATAACTGACCTCTTCTGCGAGCCTTTCCCCGAAACTTCCTGGTTACTTCCTCTAGATTTTCCATTGAATGATCAGTTAGATAGCTTCAACAGGGAACACTCGCGATGTTACGGAACAATGTTGAAGAATCATGGCATTAACTCAACTTCAATAATACCGTCACATCTTTATCTTGATATTTTCCATGATTCCAGGGATCATGACAAAAAGTTCTTCTGTGAAGAAGATCAAGCTTTCCTTGATAAAGTCACTTGGCTCGTCGTGAAATCCAACCTTTACTTTGTTCCATCTCTATGGATGATCCCTAGTTTCCAAACCAAACTCATCAAACTATTCCCACAGAAAGAAACCGTCTTTCACCATTTGGCTCGCTATCTTTTTCACCCGACAAACCAAGTTTGGGGTATGGTCACTAGATCATACAATGCCTACTTATCAAGAGCAGACGAGAGACTTGGGATTCAAGTACGAGTTTTTAGCAAGCCAGTTGGATATTTTCAACATGTAATGGACCAGATCTTA TACTCTGATCACCTAAAGAACATGTTTTTGGAACAAGCAAGTTCGACAGGAGAAACAATAGAAGTTTATCAGCCAAGTGGAGaaaagattcaacaaacaGACAAGAAGCTTCACGACCAAAAGGCACTCGCCGAGATCTATCTCCTTAGCCTAACCGATGAACTTGTGACAAGCACAAGGTCTACATTTGGATATGTAGCTCAAGGTCTTGGAGGGTTAAAGCCATGGATACTCTACGAGCCAAGGGACAAGAAAACTCCAAACCCACCATGTGTTAGGGCCATGTCGATGGAGCCTTGTTTTCTTAGAGCTCCGCTCCATGGTTGTCAAGCTAAGACAATCAAAATCCCTCCTTTTGTTAGGATTTGTGAAGATTGGAAAACAGGGCTGAAGCTAGTTGATGTTTCAGATGAACTTTGA